GATCACTATGAGTCAGACTCAATAGAATTTGATCAATCCTTTTTTCTGCCCTTAAGGTGGAGAACTGAACCAAGAATTCTCTTTCTTTATCATCAATCGAATCACTGTTCGCGACCCAGGAttctattttatcatcaatccaATCACCGCtcacgttttttctttttcttatcaatGAATAGATGTCTTTACTTGTATGACTTAGATGTCTCGTATTTCTCGAAAAAGTGATTCGATTGATGGGATTTGGTATGATACTTATGAGATCGATGATATCGATGaagtttattttcaaatctgtcTTCTTAGAACGTATTGATTTGACCCCATAAGCGGGATCACCACCCCATAGCATGTTGCCGCCAGAACCCCGTATTTCTTCTAGACAATCTCCTAATTGTTCCAGAGCAACTAGAAAAAGATTCTTTAACCAGAAAGAATTCTGTTCAGATGTAGGATACCTATCCAGAAGTTTTCGCAACTCAATCATGTATGATGGAATCATCAAAGATTTGATCTTTTCGAACTCTGTCTGTAACTCACTATAGGCTCGGGAAACAAAGAGAAGATGTGTACGAACGATATATCCAGcaacaagaagaaggaaaaggatTGAATAGAGGACCTCACGAACATTTGGCGATCTCAGATGTGTCGATATCAACGATGACTCATTATTTCGATGAATCATTTCTTCGGACAGAAGAAGATTATGTAAAGACTTACTCGAAATCTCACTTATCAGATTCCTTTGTGGAAGACACAATTTTTTCTGAAGAATTCGCCATGATATATCTAATCCATACATAATATCATGAAAAATGGATACAAATTTTTGACTGCTACTTAGTATCCGCAATAGGTctgaaaaaatatctaaaaatatcaaatttagatatttgtaCCCTGTCGAAGTAAAGAACCATGGCATATATGTTTGGAATAGATTCCATTTTGAGAGAGTTGAAAAAGCACTATCTCGTTGAAAGGTTCTATCCATCTGCCCTTTGTCAACGCATTTTTTTAGGCAAAGACTCCGTTTTTTCCTCTGTAAATATTTCTCAGAACATGGAGTGTGAATCAAACCCACGTTTGAATTGAAATTGAGATACTGATGCAAGCTCTTCTCTTCTGAATCGGATAGATTCATATCTGAAAGAGTTTGACAATACGTTCTTTCCAAATTTACTCTTTGTCCCTCTATTAGAGGTGTTCCAGAAATGTCTGCAATCGAGTAAATAGCTCTACGAACTAATGGATCGGATCGAATTGGAAAATGGAAAGATTTGTACAAGTTATACCTTTCGTCACCACTTTGTGGAAAATCGTTAGATATGAATATGTTAGATACCTGTGACTCGATTGACGAAGGTGAAATAGTATCTCTCTCCAAAaaagcatgtttttttttaccaccacacgaagaaaatattttgttgtgaaTGAACAAGATAGTGAGGAATTGTCCATACGTAAAATCAGAATTATTGAGACGGGCCTTTTCCACATAAAAAGGGAATCTTTTGTTACAATAGAAGCAGAAGTGATGTGGATTATTCAAGAATCGAAGTCGATTTGctttagaaaaagaagatatcaaTGAACTTCTCTGAAATGGTTTCACGGGATTCAGCCAATTGTCTTGATCGTGGGATACGATTGAGAAATAGGAATCCGTGTTATCAAAAGATTTCCTGCGATTCTTTCTAGTATGGAATGAGTCAATCATCCACTTTGGTATCTTATTGAACAAAAATGGTGATATTGTTCCTCCATTGATCAAGAATTTCGATTTTTGAGAAGTATTATGATCATCCAATAAAAagggtttcaattttttaaaatgaacgaTTTGAAGACCTATTGATTCTAACAACTGATTGCAGGGTTGATCGTTCGGACCTTTCAATTCATAGATGTGGATCTCAGACCTATGAATGGGGATATTCTCGAAACtcacaaagaaaaaaggaagtGAGTTAGACAAAAAGAGAAGTAACTTGGACAAAAAACGAAGTAACTTGGACAAAAAGAAACGAAGTGACTTAGACAaatcttttttatcaataacCTCAGACCAATCAATCGAATATTGATTAATACATAATCGATCGAACACTACTTGAAAACGGCTCTTCCGCTCAGAAACGAAATGTTTCAAATGCTCCTGGAAATTCTTGCTCCCATTGGACCATTTGTATCTATATGCATTAGGATCCCGATTTATGGATCTCTCGGttcgagaaagaaaaataagaggatcgaaccatttcttctgactctttttcaaattcgataaaTGTTGGTTGATCGTATCTTTCATTATAGTTCTATGATTCAGAGTATCATTTCCTATTAGATCCCTTTGAATTCCATATTCGAAGTTGCGATCAGGTctcttcattaaaaagaatcgaTTCAATACATTTCTTATGTACCCATAGGGACTATATTGGAATTGGATTTGAATCAGATTTCGGATCAATCTATATTGATTGACTGCCTCCATTATGTTGTTGCTAGCAAATACCactctttttggttttggatcttCAAAAAAATTCCCGCAGGAGATCCGGACCCAATTTTTTCTGATCCTTCGATAAAaagattcattttcttcataaaaaatagGAGGTAGAACCAATAAagatttctttttcaattcatcCCTGGAGTTGAAAACCTCCTTCAAGAATTGTCTTTGATCCAATCCGTAGGAATCAATAGAAAAGGCAAATCCCTTATGATACACCAGATCCGGCTCGGTTATTGATAGAGTGAATAGATCTGCCATTTCTTGAAATCTCTCTTCTGACTCAAAATCGTGGCGTAACGTGTATCCCCCCCTCTTCCGTTCATGGAAtagatgaaataaataaaaaaatggatttttgttCAAGAATGAAATCTTATTGGAACTGTCCATATCCAGTTCATCCTTCGGAACCGTATCACATCCCAGATCTGATGAAATAGGATGAATTGAGACGGTATTTTGTAAATACGTAATTATCTtgaatatattaactatttctttattttccgatCGCCTGGAAGGGACAAAAGAAACATCTTGTTCTTTCTTCAACAATTTCTGATCCCTAGTGGACCTCTCAGTAGGATTCGAACCCAGATGAAGTTCTGACCATCTGTCAGAGAAAAAAGAACGAATGGCTCTTgtagaattccaaaaaaattcttcGCTTTCTTCCGGAAGCAGATGATTATTCATTCGCTTTTCACGTTCCGTGAATAGCCGGGGCATTGAGGAATATCCAGAAAGGTATTTAGGGAATCGGTCTGATTCTATCTCTCTTCCTTCCGTTTGAATAAAGGAAGGATCCCAAAGAATCGATCTTTCTTTTAGTTGTTGAATCTCTCTTTGATTGATCAATGTGTGATAGTGATATTCCGAATCCTCATTACTAATGGAATCGAAAGGATCTATGAATTGATCAGAAGATCCGTTCAATTGGCTAGAATCCGTTACTTGAACGAAACTAGATCTTGTAGAATCATATTGAATATTTGACGATACATTTCGTACCTTGCTAAAAAATCTATCCTTGTTTACCAACCACACATTGTCTAACCAAATCCAATTCTCTCTCGATATTTTCCTCAAAAAATCCGATTCGTGCGGATTCTTCCCCCAACTAACGAAGAGATCTTGGTGGAATTGCCACATATGAAATTGAGCACAATTTTGCAAAGAAATAGCCCGCTTGTTTCTCGAGAAGAGATGGGAAACATGCTCAATATCATTTGATTGAATAGTTGACCCAGCTCCTTGTTGTTTGAAGAAACCCTCCACTTCAATTGGTATTTTTTCACGAAAAGCAAACATGAGATAACAAATCCAGTCTTTCACTAAGATTTCGAATAGCTGTCCCGAATTCAAGTTGATTATGTTTCGCCTCTTATTCGGAGAAAGACGATCAAACAATTCCCAATCATGGCCCTTGCGGATCGGATCAtccatataatatacaaaaagaaactccagatatttgatatctttctcTTTAAATGAGATATCAATTCCAGCGACGGTTTCATTAGATatcttacaacaaaaatccCTCTTTTTTCCGATCCAGTTCCTCCACCACCGCGAACTCCAGTTAGATTCAGGCATGATACACTTTTTAGTTATTGGGAGAACCCGAGTACTCTCTTTCGGATCCCGGAAACAGCTCTCAGAgatcttttttccttttgtaaaaTACAGGAGCGAAACAATCAACCTATTGATATTGGAAGACCCAAAAGATTCTTCCGATGTATCATTTCTGGGTCCAATGGAATTCATAGGTATAGGAAGAAGCCCTTTCAAATAGAGATTTTTGCTTTCGACCATATTTCGATTGTTAATACGATATAGAAGGGCCGCTACTACAAATAGTACTACACCCTTGATCGTGAAATATCGATTGCTTGTTGAACCCTGTGAATTGCGCAAAAGTAGGATACTAAAAATTCGAGGGTCCAAGAGTTTTCTAAAACGTTCTTGgtggaaaaaaatatgaatgaaaGATCCCACTGAATTGATTTGGGTCCATGAATCTAAGAAATAGTGAGAATTCTTGATCTCTCTCACTATTTCTCTCAATTCGAAAATCCAGGATTTGAATTGATGTCCTTTCATTGATTCCTCCTAAATTGCATTGATTTATCCTAAAGATTTCATTTCAATTGGAATTTGGTTATTCACCATGTACGAGGATCCCCACTAAGCATCCATGGCTGAATGGTTAAAGCGCCCAACTCATAATTGGCGAATTCGTAGGTTCAATTCCTACTGGATGCACGCCAATGGGACCCTCCAATAAGTCTATTGGAATTGGCTCTGTATCAATGGAATCTTCTCATCATCTATACATAACGAATTGGTGTGGTATATTCATATCATAACATAACATATGAACAGTAAGAACTAGCATTCTTATTGAgactagaactcatagggaagAAAATCGATTTATGGATGGAATCAAATATGCAGTATTTACAGACAAAAGTATTCGGTTATTGGGGAAAAATCAATATACTTTTAATGTCGAATCAGGA
This is a stretch of genomic DNA from Brassica napus cultivar Da-Ae unplaced genomic scaffold, Da-Ae ScsIHWf_314;HRSCAF=505, whole genome shotgun sequence. It encodes these proteins:
- the LOC125603315 gene encoding protein Ycf2 — its product is MKGHQFKSWIFELREIVREIKNSHYFLDSWTQINSVGSFIHIFFHQERFRKLLDPRIFSILLLRNSQGSTSNRYFTIKGVVLFVVAALLYRINNRNMVESKNLYLKGLLPIPMNSIGPRNDTSEESFGSSNINRLIVSLLYFTKGKKISESCFRDPKESTRVLPITKKCIMPESNWSSRWWRNWIGKKRDFCCKISNETVAGIDISFKEKDIKYLEFLFVYYMDDPIRKGHDWELFDRLSPNKRRNIINLNSGQLFEILVKDWICYLMFAFREKIPIEVEGFFKQQGAGSTIQSNDIEHVSHLFSRNKRAISLQNCAQFHMWQFHQDLFVSWGKNPHESDFLRKISRENWIWLDNVWLVNKDRFFSKVRNVSSNIQYDSTRSSFVQVTDSSQLNGSSDQFIDPFDSISNEDSEYHYHTLINQREIQQLKERSILWDPSFIQTEGREIESDRFPKYLSGYSSMPRLFTEREKRMNNHLLPEESEEFFWNSTRAIRSFFSDRWSELHLGSNPTERSTRDQKLLKKEQDVSFVPSRRSENKEIVNIFKIITYLQNTVSIHPISSDLGCDTVPKDELDMDSSNKISFLNKNPFFYLFHLFHERKRGGYTLRHDFESEERFQEMADLFTLSITEPDLVYHKGFAFSIDSYGLDQRQFLKEVFNSRDELKKKSLLVLPPIFYEENESFYRRIRKNWVRISCGNFFEDPKPKRVVFASNNIMEAVNQYRLIRNLIQIQFQYSPYGYIRNVLNRFFLMKRPDRNFEYGIQRDLIGNDTLNHRTIMKDTINQHLSNLKKSQKKWFDPLIFLSRTERSINRDPNAYRYKWSNGSKNFQEHLKHFVSERKSRFQVVFDRLCINQYSIDWSEVIDKKDLSKSLRFFLSKLLRFLSKLLLFLSNSLPFFFVSFENIPIHRSEIHIYELKGPNDQPCNQLLESIGLQIVHFKKLKPFLLDDHNTSQKSKFLINGGTISPFLFNKIPKWMIDSFHTRKNRRKSFDNTDSYFSIVSHDQDNWLNPVKPFQRSSLISSFSKANRLRFLNNPHHFCFYCNKRFPFYVEKARLNNSDFTYGQFLTILFIHNKIFSSCGGKKKHAFLERDTISPSSIESQVSNIFISNDFPQSGDERYNLYKSFHFPIRSDPLVRRAIYSIADISGTPLIEGQRVNLERTYCQTLSDMNLSDSEEKSLHQYLNFNSNVGLIHTPCSEKYLQRKKRSLCLKKCVDKGQMDRTFQRDSAFSTLSKWNLFQTYMPWFFTSTGYKYLNLIFLDIFSDLLRILSSSQKFVSIFHDIMYGLDISWRILQKKLCLPQRNLISEISSKSLHNLLLSEEMIHRNNESSLISTHLRSPNVREVLYSILFLLLVAGYIVRTHLLFVSRAYSELQTEFEKIKSLMIPSYMIELRKLLDRYPTSEQNSFWLKNLFLVALEQLGDCLEEIRGSGGNMLWGGDPAYGVKSIRSKKTDLKINFIDIIDLISIIPNPINRITFSRNTRHLSHTSKDIYSLIRKRKNVSGDWIDDKIESWVANSDSIDDKEREFLVQFSTLRAEKRIDQILLSLTHSDHLSKNDSGYQMIEQPGTIYLRYLVDIHKKYLMNYEFNTSCLAERRIFLAHYQTITYSQTSCGANSFHFPSHGKPFSLRLALSPSRSILVIGSIGTGRSYLVKYLATNSYVPFITVCLNKFLDNKPKGFFLDDIDIDDSDDIDASNDIDRELDTELELLTMMNALTMDMMSEIDRFYITLQFELAKAMSPCIIWIPNIHDLDVNESNYLALGLLVNSLSRDCERCSTRNSLVIASTHIPQKVDPALIAPNKLNTCIKIRRLLIPQQRKHFFTLSYTRGFHLEKKMFHTNGFESITMGSSARDLVALTNEALSISITQKKSIIDTNTIRSALHRQTWDLRSQVRSVQDHGILFYQIGRVVAQNVLISNCPIDPISIYMKKKSCNEGDSYLYKWYFELGTSMKKFTILLYLLSCSAGSVAQDLWSLPGPDEKNRITSYGFIENDSSCHIGPSRTSNCLDLNYPYPEDALYIY